Sequence from the Pseudomonas sp. LS.1a genome:
GCGCTGGCGAGCGTCGATGTGAAATGCGATCATCGACATCGAATAAGACAGTGGCGCCGAAGTGCAGTGCCATTTCTGCAACAATTTGATACATGTGAGCGGCAGCCATGCATGACAACCAGCACTGCCCCGCCTGTGGTGCCCTCAACCAGTGCAGCCTGGCCGACCCGCGTCGGGCCACCCAGACCTGCTGGTGCTTCGGCGTGAGCATCGACCCTGCCGTGCTCCAGGCCCTGCCCGCCGAGCTGCGCGACAAAGCCTGCCTGTGCCCGCGCTGCGCCGCCGTTGAAGAACAACTCCGCTCACCCGCTTCCCACTGACCGTTTGCCATGCGCCTCGACCGTTTCCTCGCCAACCTGCCCAACCACAACCGCCAGCAAGTCCGCCTGATGCTGGCGCAACGCCGCGTGCGGGTAGATGGCCAAGTGGTCAGTGACCCGCTGGCCGAGGTGCGCGAATTCAGCCGTGTGGAGCTGGACGACCAGTTGCTGCAGGCTGGCCGCCCGGCGCGCTACCTGATGCTGCACAAGCCCACTGGCTGTGTCAGCGCCACCCAGGACCCGCAACACCGCACCGTGCTCGACCTGCTGCCCGCCGCGTTGCGTGAGGACCTGCACATTGCCGGGCGCCTGGACTTCAACACCACCGGCCTGATGATCCTGACCAACGATGGCCAGTGGTCACGGCGGCTTACCCAGCCCGCGACCAAGCTGCCCAAGCACTACCTGGTGGAAACCGAGGACGAGATTGGCGAGCACTATGTGGCCAAGTTCCTCGAAGGTTTCTACTTCGCCTTCGAAAACCTCACCACCCTGCCCGCCCAGCTGGACATCCTGGGGCCGCGCCAGGCGCGGCTGGCAATCGTCGAAGGGCGATATCACCAGGTCAAGCGCATGTTCGGCCATTTCGACAACAAGGTAGTGGGGTTGCATCGCGAGAGCATGGGGGCGATCCGGCTGGACCCGGGGTTGGCGCCAGGGGCATTTCGTGAGCTCACGGCGGATGAAATAGCCACGGTCTAGTCAGCCTGTTCCTGCCTCTTCGCGGGCACGCCCGCTCCCACAGGTACACCCCTGGCCTCCGGGCTGGTGTGATCCCTGTGGGAGCGGGCGTGCCCGCGAAGAGGCAGGAACAGACCGCACGGGGTGCGTCATACGACCGCCCAGCGGCAAAAGTCACATTTTCCCCCGAACGGCACTTGCGGGATTCCCCACCCACTGCTTGAATCCAAATCGTCAGTCTGCATGTGACTACCAAGTCACGATTGCGGTCGAAGACACCTTTTGTCGGCCACCCGGGGCCTCGATGCCTTGGGGCACGGCAAATTGCCCGCCAAAAACAATACCGTCGACGCACGTGCCAAGGATCGACACAGGGCCCCCCGGTTTCTCTTCAGGCAAATGCCTACCTGTCATAAAGAACGTGCACCCTAGGTGACGCGAATACCCTTTTTGCGCCAGGAGTCGATGACATGAGGCCAGAAATCGCTGTACTTGATATCCAAGGTCAGTATCGGGTTTACACGGAGTTCTATCGCGCGGATGCAGCCGAGAAAACGATCATCCTGATCAACGGCTCGCTGGCCACCACGGCCTCGTTCGCCCAGACGGTACGTAATCTGCACCCGCAGTTCAACGTAGTACTGTTCGACCAGCCATACGCGGGCAAGTCCAAGCCTCACAATCGCCAGGAACGCCTGATCAGCAAGGAGACCGAAGCACATATCCTCCTTGAGCTGATCGATCACTTCCAGGCAGACCACGTGATGTCGTTCTCGTGGGGTGGCGCAAGCACACTGCTGGCGCTGGCGCACCAGCCGCGGTACGTGAAGAAAGC
This genomic interval carries:
- a CDS encoding cysteine-rich CWC family protein produces the protein MHDNQHCPACGALNQCSLADPRRATQTCWCFGVSIDPAVLQALPAELRDKACLCPRCAAVEEQLRSPASH
- a CDS encoding pseudouridine synthase; the protein is MRLDRFLANLPNHNRQQVRLMLAQRRVRVDGQVVSDPLAEVREFSRVELDDQLLQAGRPARYLMLHKPTGCVSATQDPQHRTVLDLLPAALREDLHIAGRLDFNTTGLMILTNDGQWSRRLTQPATKLPKHYLVETEDEIGEHYVAKFLEGFYFAFENLTTLPAQLDILGPRQARLAIVEGRYHQVKRMFGHFDNKVVGLHRESMGAIRLDPGLAPGAFRELTADEIATV